Proteins from one Planctomyces sp. SH-PL62 genomic window:
- the queC gene encoding 7-cyano-7-deazaguanine synthase QueC: MNGVENQKRPAVVLLSGGLDSATVLAEASAAGFAPFALSIDYGQRHAVEMTAARRVAAALGVVRHVELSIDLRAFGGSALTADLDVPKDRGEAEMAGEIPITYVPARNTVFLSLALGWAETLGAFDLFVGVNCVDYSGYPDCRPEFLRAFEALANLATRAGVKGEGTFRVHAPLLKLTKDQIIRRGLELGVDYGLTHSCYDPAPGDLACGRCDSCRLRLAAFARLGLTDPAPYAD, translated from the coding sequence GTGAACGGCGTCGAGAACCAGAAACGTCCGGCGGTCGTCCTGCTCAGCGGCGGCCTGGACTCGGCCACCGTGCTGGCCGAGGCCTCGGCGGCGGGCTTCGCCCCCTTCGCCCTGTCGATCGACTACGGCCAGCGTCACGCCGTCGAGATGACGGCGGCGCGGCGGGTGGCGGCGGCCCTGGGGGTCGTCCGCCATGTGGAGCTGTCGATCGACCTGCGGGCCTTCGGCGGCAGCGCGCTGACGGCCGACCTCGACGTCCCCAAGGACCGAGGCGAGGCCGAGATGGCCGGGGAGATCCCGATCACCTACGTCCCCGCCCGCAACACCGTCTTCCTCTCGCTGGCCCTGGGCTGGGCCGAGACGCTGGGGGCGTTCGACCTGTTCGTCGGCGTCAACTGCGTCGACTACTCCGGCTATCCCGACTGCCGCCCCGAGTTCCTCAGGGCCTTCGAAGCCCTGGCGAACCTGGCGACCCGGGCCGGCGTCAAGGGGGAGGGGACGTTCCGCGTCCACGCGCCCCTGCTGAAGCTGACCAAGGACCAGATCATCCGCCGGGGGCTGGAGCTGGGGGTCGACTACGGCCTCACCCACAGTTGCTACGACCCCGCGCCCGGGGACCTGGCTTGCGGGCGCTGCGATTCCTGCCGCCTCCGCCTCGCCGCGTTCGCCAGGCTGGGCCTGACGGACCCGGCCCCCTACGCCGATTGA
- a CDS encoding S1C family serine protease, with product MRGIRVIGAATLLGLTALAGAAETPADGFETLTLKDGQRVVGRVVAEKAEAIYVDLGHDLLKLPRESIVRRARGEEAGTIVAATPGETAVDASGFFSTGLLRPSSVKEVVAKFGESVVSIETPSGKGSGFLINDEGYAITNAHVIEGETRISAILYQNTAGGGLARRRIDDVQIVALNPFFDLALIKLPLPDDVKPSHVILGNGEDVNTGDLVFAVGNPLGLERSVTQGIVSNRSRNLEGQLYLQTDTAINPGNSGGPLFNARGEVIGVTSRGARADMADNLGFAIPIAYVKDFLRHREAFSFDKTNPNSGYRYLDPPRRPRREKPEALGGPKADGATTTTIK from the coding sequence ATGCGTGGGATTCGAGTGATCGGCGCCGCGACCCTCCTCGGCCTGACGGCCCTGGCCGGGGCCGCCGAGACGCCCGCCGACGGCTTCGAGACGCTGACCCTCAAGGACGGCCAGCGGGTCGTCGGCCGGGTCGTGGCCGAGAAGGCCGAGGCGATCTACGTCGACCTGGGGCACGACCTCCTGAAGCTCCCCCGCGAGTCGATCGTGCGGCGGGCGCGGGGGGAGGAGGCCGGGACGATCGTCGCGGCGACCCCCGGCGAGACCGCCGTCGACGCCTCGGGCTTCTTCTCGACGGGCCTGCTCCGGCCCTCTTCGGTGAAGGAAGTGGTCGCCAAATTCGGCGAGTCGGTCGTCTCGATCGAGACCCCCTCGGGCAAGGGCTCGGGCTTCCTGATCAACGACGAGGGCTACGCGATCACCAACGCCCACGTCATCGAGGGGGAGACCCGGATCTCGGCCATCCTCTACCAGAACACCGCCGGCGGGGGCCTCGCCCGCCGCCGCATCGACGACGTCCAGATCGTCGCCCTCAACCCGTTCTTCGACCTGGCGCTGATCAAGCTCCCCTTGCCGGACGACGTGAAACCCAGCCACGTGATCCTGGGTAATGGAGAGGACGTGAACACGGGCGACCTGGTCTTCGCCGTCGGCAACCCGCTCGGCCTGGAACGGTCCGTGACGCAGGGGATCGTCAGCAACCGCAGCCGGAACCTCGAAGGCCAGCTCTACCTCCAGACCGACACGGCGATCAACCCGGGGAACTCGGGGGGGCCGCTGTTCAACGCCCGGGGAGAGGTCATCGGGGTCACCAGCCGGGGCGCGCGGGCCGACATGGCGGACAACCTCGGCTTCGCCATCCCGATCGCCTACGTCAAGGACTTCCTCCGCCATCGCGAGGCCTTCTCGTTCGACAAGACCAACCCCAACAGCGGCTACCGCTACCTCGACCCGCCGCGGCGGCCGCGACGGGAGAAGCCCGAGGCCCTGGGAGGTCCGAAGGCCGACGGAGCGACGACCACGACGATCAAATAA
- a CDS encoding excinuclease ABC subunit UvrA → MPPPDARIQLRGARTHNLKGIDLDLPLGRLIVVTGVSGAGKSSLALDTLYAEGQRRYVETFSAYARQFLEPLEKPDVDRIGGVPPAVALAAGARPSARATIGTLSEAHDPLALLFARRGEVICRACGDRVLPANPRTVSEAVDALPEGARYEIAFPVEILPETDVPALGRTLLEQGMTRVRVGDLVVDLAAGPLDAVGPIQIDVIVDRLIRGRDAPRRRLDSIETAFARGQGRCRIVSESGVRTFVRGWRCSRCGTDHVEPQPNLFRWTSPLGACPGCEGVGSVADLDPERIERKAGREKTPTRADPKLPRRRRPCPDCRGARLRPEALAVRIDGRNVAEFSALPVARARPVLASWAGPDEPADAARLRSRIAARLDALDRIGLGHLTLDRPARDVAAGELRRTTMARTLGTGLVGTLYVLDEPTTGLHPREVGQVIEVLQTLRDEGNTLVVVEHDAEVIRAADLVVDLGPGAGEAGGRVVYSGPVAGLLTAEGSATGDFLSGRRGIERPAERRTPSRGLLTLRGASGRNLKAIDAAFPLGVLCVVTGVSGAGKSTLVEQTLYPALRERLAGGGPPGLPFLALEGVGDLAEVVLLDHSPCGRSGRSNPATFLKVLDEVRRTFAATHEAKLRNYGPAMFSFNVDGGRCSACKGEGFRRIDMQYLPNVTVRCPDCKGTRYRPEILEVAYRGKSIAEVLDLTGREAFGFFRSRPRIQARLRPLLEVGLDYLRLGQPAATLSGGEAQRLKLAAFLAGSTAALNRAGKIAHTLFLLDEPTAGLHPADMARLLDALSNLVDRGHSVVVVEHSTEVMLAADWIIDLGPGAGDDGGRIVAEGTPEEVARSGTATGEALARRLRASPGESGEPDDARRRP, encoded by the coding sequence ATGCCCCCGCCCGACGCCCGCATCCAGCTCCGAGGCGCGCGAACCCACAACCTCAAGGGGATCGACCTCGACCTCCCCCTCGGCCGCCTGATCGTGGTGACCGGCGTCAGCGGCGCGGGGAAGAGTTCGCTGGCCCTGGACACCCTCTACGCCGAGGGCCAGAGGCGCTACGTCGAGACCTTCTCGGCCTACGCCCGACAGTTCCTGGAGCCCCTGGAGAAGCCCGACGTCGACCGGATCGGCGGCGTCCCCCCCGCCGTCGCGCTCGCCGCCGGGGCCAGGCCGTCCGCCCGCGCCACGATCGGCACGCTCTCCGAGGCCCACGACCCCCTCGCGCTCCTCTTCGCCCGGCGGGGGGAGGTCATCTGCCGGGCCTGCGGCGATCGCGTCCTCCCGGCCAATCCCCGCACCGTCTCCGAGGCCGTCGACGCCCTCCCCGAAGGCGCCCGCTACGAGATCGCCTTCCCCGTCGAGATCCTCCCCGAGACCGACGTCCCCGCGCTCGGTCGGACGCTCCTCGAACAGGGGATGACCCGCGTCCGGGTCGGCGACCTCGTGGTCGACCTCGCGGCCGGCCCGCTCGACGCCGTCGGCCCGATCCAGATCGACGTGATCGTCGACCGCCTGATCCGGGGCCGCGACGCCCCCCGCCGCCGGCTGGACTCGATCGAGACCGCCTTCGCCAGGGGCCAGGGCCGCTGCCGGATCGTCTCCGAATCCGGCGTCCGCACGTTCGTCCGGGGCTGGCGATGCAGCCGGTGCGGGACCGACCACGTCGAGCCCCAGCCCAACCTCTTCCGCTGGACGAGTCCCCTGGGCGCCTGCCCGGGCTGCGAGGGCGTCGGCTCGGTCGCCGACCTCGACCCGGAACGGATCGAGCGCAAGGCGGGTCGCGAGAAGACCCCGACGCGGGCGGACCCCAAACTCCCGCGACGTCGGCGGCCGTGCCCCGACTGCCGGGGCGCGAGGCTCCGCCCCGAGGCGCTCGCCGTGCGGATCGACGGGCGGAACGTCGCCGAGTTCTCGGCCCTCCCCGTCGCCCGCGCCCGGCCGGTCCTGGCGTCGTGGGCCGGGCCCGACGAGCCGGCCGACGCCGCGAGGCTCCGCTCCCGGATCGCCGCGAGGCTGGACGCGCTCGATCGGATCGGCCTGGGCCACCTGACGCTCGACCGCCCGGCGCGGGACGTGGCCGCCGGAGAGCTGCGACGGACGACGATGGCCCGCACCCTGGGGACGGGCCTGGTGGGGACGCTCTACGTCCTCGACGAGCCGACGACCGGTCTCCACCCTCGCGAAGTCGGCCAGGTGATCGAGGTCCTCCAGACGCTCCGCGACGAGGGGAACACCCTGGTCGTCGTCGAGCACGACGCCGAGGTGATCCGCGCCGCCGACCTCGTCGTCGACCTTGGGCCGGGGGCGGGCGAGGCCGGCGGCCGCGTGGTCTACTCCGGTCCCGTCGCGGGCCTGCTCACGGCCGAAGGCTCCGCCACCGGAGATTTCCTGTCCGGCCGGCGTGGGATCGAGCGGCCCGCCGAGCGCCGCACGCCCTCGCGCGGGCTCCTGACGCTCCGGGGCGCCTCGGGCCGGAACCTCAAGGCGATCGACGCCGCGTTCCCCCTGGGCGTCCTCTGCGTCGTGACCGGGGTCAGCGGCGCAGGGAAATCCACGCTCGTCGAACAGACGCTCTATCCCGCCCTGCGCGAGCGGCTCGCGGGAGGGGGGCCGCCGGGCTTGCCGTTCCTCGCGCTGGAGGGGGTCGGCGATCTCGCCGAAGTCGTGCTGCTGGACCACTCGCCGTGCGGTCGGTCGGGCCGGTCCAACCCCGCGACCTTCCTGAAGGTCCTCGACGAGGTCCGCCGCACGTTCGCCGCGACCCACGAGGCCAAGCTGCGGAATTACGGCCCCGCGATGTTCAGCTTCAACGTCGACGGCGGCCGATGCTCGGCCTGCAAGGGGGAGGGGTTCCGCCGGATCGACATGCAGTACCTCCCCAACGTGACTGTCCGCTGCCCGGACTGCAAGGGGACCCGCTACCGCCCGGAGATCCTGGAGGTCGCCTATCGCGGCAAGTCGATCGCCGAGGTGCTCGACCTGACCGGCCGGGAGGCGTTCGGATTCTTCCGCAGCCGTCCCAGGATTCAGGCCCGGCTCCGGCCGCTCCTGGAGGTCGGCCTGGATTACCTTCGGCTCGGCCAGCCCGCCGCGACCCTCTCCGGCGGCGAGGCCCAGCGCCTCAAGCTGGCGGCCTTCCTGGCCGGCTCCACGGCCGCGCTGAACCGCGCGGGGAAGATCGCCCACACCCTCTTCCTGCTCGACGAGCCGACCGCCGGCCTCCACCCGGCCGACATGGCCCGCCTGCTCGACGCCCTCTCCAACCTCGTCGACCGGGGCCATTCCGTCGTCGTCGTCGAGCACAGCACCGAGGTCATGCTCGCCGCCGACTGGATCATCGACCTCGGCCCTGGCGCGGGGGACGACGGCGGCCGGATCGTCGCGGAGGGGACGCCCGAGGAGGTGGCGCGGTCCGGGACCGCCACCGGCGAGGCCCTGGCCCGAAGATTGCGAGCGTCCCCGGGAGAGTCCGGCGAACCCGACGACGCCCGGCGGCGTCCTTGA
- a CDS encoding RtcB family protein: MAKVGYTGPLEQVSPFQYRIPKSYRDDMRVDGVIFADEHLIDHIKADQGPEQVVNVATLPGIQKASLAMPDIHWGYGFCIGGVAATDPEQGGVISPGGVGYDINCGVRLLRTDLEWADVKDRIRSLVEQLFRDIPTGVGQRGVFSFTKPQLVQLMEEGVSYVVNKGWGTDRDIEFAEAQGRLDGADPGRVSDRAIQRGADQCGTLGSGNHFLEVQVVDRVLDEAAAKVMGLREGQVTVLIHSGSRGLGYQVCDDYLGVFKDAPAKYGFTLPDRQLACAPVRSPEGQSYLGAMRAAANYAWCNRQLLTHQARQVFARVFEKPWEELGMDLVYDVAHNIAKFEEHDVGGGVRKQVCVHRKGATRAFPPGHPEIPELYAETGQPVIIPGSMGTASWVLAGQPGSMLHSFGSSCHGAGRMMSRTAAVRLAEGRRIDRELDAIGIIARARGHKGLAEEQPAAYKDVDLVVDVVDKADISKKVARLRPVGVIKG, from the coding sequence ATGGCCAAGGTCGGTTACACGGGGCCGCTGGAGCAGGTCTCGCCGTTCCAGTACCGGATCCCGAAATCCTATCGCGACGATATGCGGGTCGACGGCGTCATCTTCGCCGACGAGCACCTCATCGACCACATCAAGGCCGACCAGGGGCCGGAGCAGGTCGTGAACGTCGCCACGCTGCCGGGCATCCAGAAGGCCAGCCTGGCGATGCCCGACATCCACTGGGGATACGGCTTCTGCATCGGCGGCGTCGCCGCGACCGACCCGGAGCAGGGGGGCGTGATCTCCCCCGGCGGCGTCGGCTATGACATCAATTGCGGCGTCCGCCTCCTGCGCACCGACCTGGAATGGGCCGACGTCAAGGACCGGATCCGATCGCTCGTGGAGCAGCTCTTCCGCGACATCCCCACCGGCGTCGGCCAGCGCGGGGTCTTCTCGTTCACCAAGCCGCAGCTCGTGCAGCTGATGGAGGAGGGGGTCTCGTACGTCGTGAACAAGGGTTGGGGGACCGACCGCGACATCGAGTTCGCCGAGGCCCAGGGGAGGCTCGACGGCGCCGACCCCGGCCGCGTCAGCGACCGCGCCATCCAGCGCGGGGCCGACCAGTGCGGGACGCTCGGCTCCGGCAACCACTTCCTGGAGGTCCAGGTCGTCGACCGGGTCCTCGACGAGGCCGCCGCGAAGGTCATGGGCCTGCGCGAAGGCCAGGTCACGGTCCTGATCCATTCGGGCTCGCGCGGGCTGGGTTATCAGGTCTGCGACGACTACCTTGGCGTCTTCAAGGACGCCCCCGCGAAGTACGGCTTCACGCTTCCCGACCGACAGCTCGCCTGCGCGCCGGTGCGGAGCCCCGAAGGCCAGTCGTACCTGGGCGCGATGCGCGCCGCGGCCAACTACGCCTGGTGCAACCGCCAGTTGCTCACCCACCAGGCACGCCAGGTCTTCGCCCGGGTCTTCGAGAAGCCCTGGGAGGAGCTGGGGATGGACCTGGTGTACGACGTGGCGCACAACATCGCCAAGTTCGAGGAGCACGACGTGGGCGGCGGGGTCCGCAAGCAGGTCTGCGTCCACCGCAAGGGGGCCACGCGGGCCTTCCCGCCGGGCCATCCCGAGATCCCCGAGCTGTACGCCGAGACCGGCCAGCCCGTCATCATCCCCGGCAGCATGGGGACGGCGAGCTGGGTCCTCGCCGGCCAGCCCGGGAGCATGCTCCATTCGTTCGGGTCGAGCTGTCACGGGGCCGGCCGGATGATGAGCCGCACCGCCGCCGTCCGACTGGCCGAAGGCCGCCGCATCGACCGCGAACTCGACGCCATCGGCATCATCGCCAGGGCGAGGGGCCACAAGGGACTCGCCGAGGAACAGCCCGCCGCCTACAAGGACGTCGACCTCGTCGTCGACGTCGTCGACAAGGCCGACATCTCCAAGAAGGTCGCCCGACTCCGCCCGGTGGGGGTCATCAAGGGGTGA